Proteins from a single region of Eremothecium gossypii ATCC 10895 chromosome VI, complete sequence:
- the SEO1 gene encoding putative permease SEO1 (Non-syntenic homolog of Saccharomyces cerevisiae YAL067C (SEO1)), which translates to MPALELMVDILKELVVQPWRRLKWGFIPVRRRLEEDAGGVATTTEDGSLKESGLQKTTSLDTFTEEKYEYRDESKRPWWKYLDEQEYRVTKAHASKRRSWSWFGTATSKAEKKLLFKLDVLLAFYSCLAYWVKYLDTVNLNNAYVSGMKEELGMSGNDLVNTQAMFTVGAVIFQLPFIFILNKVPLNYVLPALDLGWSVLTLGAAHVNNVGQLKAIRFLIGVFEAPAYLSYQYLFGCFYKHDEIVRRSAFYYLGQYAGILSSGGIQSAVSATLDGKNGLSGWRWSFIIDAIISIIVGIIGFYMLPGDPNNCYSIFLTDDEIRLARRRLEESNIDKSDFSSKIFDKQLWKNIMTDWKIYILSIWNIFCWNNNNGPAGAYLLWMKSLERFSTPNLNRLSMITPALGMVYLILTSLIADLGHSRLAAILLTQVFNFMGNVILAVWDVSESAKWFAFMLQYFGWAMAPVLYSWQNDICRRDARARAVILVVMNTVAQAMQAWISVLVWKTSEAPRFLKGFTFTSVDIFCLSMWTFVVLWFYKRDERMHCRENNVIIVNPKKDEGKPPV; encoded by the coding sequence ATGCCTGCATTAGAGCTCATGGTCGACATTTTGAAAGAACTGGTAGTACAGCCCTGGCGAAGGCTAAAATGGGGGTTTATACCTGTTCGAAGGAGGCTTGAAGAGGATGCTGGGGGTGTAGCAACTACAACCGAAGACGGGTCACTGAAGGAGAGTGGTTTGCAGAAGACAACGAGTCTAGATACATTCACTGAAGAAAAATACGAATACCGCGATGAGAGTAAGAGACCGTGGTGGAAATATCTTGATGAGCAAGAATACCGTGTTACTAAAGCACATGCAAGCAAAAGGCGCTCTTGGAGCTGGTTTGGTACGGCCACATCAAAGGCGGAAAAGAAGCTTTTGTTTAAGTTAGACGTTTTATTGGCTTTTTATTCTTGTCTAGCATATTGGGTGAAGTACCTCGACACTGTGAATCTCAACAATGCATACGTATCAGGCATGAAGGAAGAATTAGGCATGAGCGGCAACGATCTGGTCAACACGCAAGCCATGTTCACAGTTGGTGCAGTTATATTTCAGCTGCCATTTATATTCATTTTGAATAAGGTGCCCTTGAACTATGTGCTCCCGGCGCTCGATCTGGGATGGTCTGTGCTCACGCTAGGTGCCGCCCATGTTAATAATGTGGGTCAATTGAAGGCTATCCGCTTTCTGATTGGCGTCTTTGAAGCGCCTGCGTATCTTTCCTATCAGTACTTGTTTGGATGTTTTTATAAGCACGATGAGATTGTACGTCGTTCAGCATTTTATTATTTGGGCCAGTATGCAGGTATTCTCTCCTCTGGCGGTATTCAATCCGCTGTATCTGCAACGCTGGATGGAAAAAATGGATTGTCAGGGTGGAGATGGAGCTTCATTATTGATGCAATAATTTCCATAATTGTTGGTATCATAGGATTCTACATGCTTCCGGGCGACCCAAATAATTGCTACTCAATATTCCTGACTGACGATGAAATtaggttagccagaagaAGGCTGGAGGAGAGTAATATTGACAAATCTGATTTTTCCTCTAAGATCTTTGACAAACAACTCTGGAAGAATATCATGACTGACTGGAAAATATATATCTTATCGATATGGAATATTTTCTGCTGGAATAATAACAACGGACCTGCTGGTGCGTACCTTTTATGGATGAAGTCATTAGAAAGATTTTCTACGCCCAATCTGAATCGCTTATCCATGATTACACCTGCTCTAGGCATGGTGTATCTTATTTTGACGAGTCTAATTGCAGATTTGGGACATAGTAGATTGGCTGCTATCCTTCTCACACAGGTGTTTAACTTTATGGGCAATGTCATTCTAGCTGTGTGGGACGTCTCTGAGAGCGCAAAATGGTTTGCTTTTATGTTGCAATACTTTGGTTGGGCTATGGCGCCAGTACTTTATTCTTGGCAGAATGACATATGTCGGCGAGACGCCAGAGCGAGAGCAGTAATTTTGGTGGTGATGAATACCGTGGCACAAGCAATGCAGGCATGGATTAGCGTGTTAGTTTGGAAGACGTCAGAGGCGCCTAGATTCCTAAAAGGATTTACGTTTACTTCCGTGGATATATTTTGCTTGTCCATGTGGACATTCGTTGTTTTATGGTTCTATAAACGCGATGAGAGGATGCATTGTCGGGAAAATAACGTAATAATAGTCAATCCTAAGAAAGACGAAGGCAAACCCCCCGTGTAA
- a CDS encoding uncharacterized protein (Syntenic homolog of Saccharomyces cerevisiae YPL247C): MDYRGGKRSSISFGSYQRPMEQFQNAGGGIYQRQSPMLYHPRSLEVGAPHAYCADLPSPQFAVDWDACDRVAIGSYKEDAFNKLTVLQATPDLSHWDSVAQASVIYPLSKIQWMPKGTGKLATCSDSLRIWSVEEQLHEQLNLSLVKYGKSLGEVSNGRMLGQLPPVTSFDWNALDTNLILSSSIDTTCTVWDLQASNYVKTQLIAHDSEVFDAKFLTQSSNLFASCGGDGSVRVFDLRCLAHSTIIYEPQQQVQGQTPSQTQVHTLAAHEQDGQLQKNSQSSALSSSASSSLGALDNCALLRLEPSPFDPNILATIQQDSNVVIILDMRYPGSPMLLLEGHAAPVNQLKWHPSKPNVLATCGDDCQILYWDLLELLSASQVWTGLTQQRWSTTSTVRTLETPQMSYTAQYEVNNFVWRPSGDWIGYTAGKRFYNIRM; this comes from the coding sequence ATGGATTACAGAGGCGGCAAGCGAAGTTCAATTTCATTCGGCAGCTACCAAAGGCCGATGGAGCAATTCCAGAATGCTGGGGGAGGGATATATCAGCGACAGTCGCCGATGCTGTACCACCCGCGGTCGCTGGAGGTGGGGGCGCCACATGCATACTGCGCTGACCTGCCATCGCCGCAGTTTGCGGTGGATTGGGATGCGTGCGACCGGGTGGCCATTGGGTCGTACAAGGAGGACGCATTTAACAAGCTGACGGTGCTGCAGGCGACGCCTGATTTGTCGCACTGGGATAGCGTGGCGCAGGCGAGCGTGATATACCCGCTGTCCAAGATACAGTGGATGCCGAAGGGCACGGGGAAGCTTGCAACGTGCTCGGACTCGCTGCGGATATGGTCGGtggaggagcagctgcacgagCAGCTGAACCTGTCGCTGGTGAAGTACGGCAAGAGCTTGGGGGAGGTGTCGAATGGACGCATGCTGGGGCAGCTACCGCCGGTGACGTCGTTTGACTGGAATGCGCTGGACACAAACCTAATTCTGTCGAGCTCGATTGACACCACCTGCACGGTGTGGGACCTACAAGCATCGAACTACGTTAAAACACAGCTAATTGCCCACGACTCGGAAGTGTTTGATGCGAAGTTTCTGACACAGTCCAGTAACCTTTTTGCAAGCTGTGGCGGCGACGGCTCAGTGCGCGTCTTTGACCTACGCTGTCTGGCCCATAGTACAATCATCTACGAGCCCCAACAACAAGTGCAGGGCCAAACGCCGTCGCAGACACAGGTACATACACTAGCAGCACATGAACAGGATGGCCAGCTGCAAAAGAACAGCCAGAGCTCTGCCCTGTCGAGCTCGGCAAGCTCATCTCTCGGAGCATTGGATAATTGCGCGTTACTAAGGTTGGAGCCTTCTCCATTCGACCCAAACATCCTTGCAACAATTCAGCAGGACTCTAATGTTGTAATAATACTGGATATGAGGTACCCTGGCTCTCCTATGCTCCTACTGGAAGGACATGCTGCGCCTGTCAACCAGTTGAAGTGGCACCCCTCCAAGCCAAACGTGCTAGCTACATGCGGTGACGACTGTCAGATACTGTACTGGGACCTGCTGGAGCTACTCAGCGCAAGCCAGGTCTGGACAGGGCTGACACAGCAACGCTGGTCGACCACTAGCACGGTACGCACACTTGAAACACCGCAAATGTCATATACCGCACAATACGAGGTTAATAACTTTGTATGGCGTCCTTCGGGCGATTGGATCGGGTATACCGCGGGCAAAAGATTCTATAATATTAGAATGTAG
- the MRPS17 gene encoding mitochondrial 37S ribosomal protein uS17m (Syntenic homolog of Saccharomyces cerevisiae YMR188C (MRPS17)), whose product MARQNFVGLVISHGKMQKTVKVRVETKVFNKRLNKEMMHRKDYLVHDEGESAREGDVVRIEATRPLSRRKYFSVAEILKNQGQRQVEFQADAKRAVRADEAARAQAFLERREQRTTAGTTLVADVAALQEAYTQGTLDSPEVAAIRERYGVSEFTPDTLQKLLELDVTAMEQEVMRQRTRLEDVLSRLEAYMQDQAAADAYLRSKNVEAPEELKKHTRKNLLRKHITADLLN is encoded by the coding sequence ATGGCGAGGCAGAACTTCGTGGGGCTTGTGATCAGCCATGGGAAGATGCAGAAGACGGTGAAGGTACGGGTGGAGACCAAAGTGTTCAACAAGCGGCTGAATAAAGAGATGATGCACCGCAAGGACTATCTAGTGCACGATGAGGGCGAGAGCGCAAGGGAGGGCGATGTTGTGCGGATCGAGGCGACACGGCCTCTTTCGCGGCGCAAGTACTTCTCAGTAGCGGAAATCCTGAAGAACCAGGGTCAGCGGCAGGTGGAGTTCCAAGCGGATGCGAAGCGGGCGGTGCGGGCCGATGAGGCAGCGCGGGCGCAGGCGTTCCTGGAACGGAGGGAACAGCGGACGACAGCAGGGACCACCTTGGTGGCAGACGTGGCAGCGCTGCAGGAGGCATACACGCAGGGCACGCTGGACAGCCCGGAAGTCGCGGCGATCCGGGAGCGCTACGGCGTGAGCGAGTTCACGCCTGACACGCTGCAGAAGCTACTGGAGCTGGACGTGACCGCCATGGAGCAGGAGGTGATGCGGCAGCGCACACGCCTGGAAGACGTGCTGAGTAGGCTGGAGGCATACATGCAGGACCAGGCCGCGGCAGATGCCTACCTGCGGTCCAAAAACGTGGAGGCTCCGGAGGAGCTGAAGAAACACACGCGCAAGAACCTGCTGCGCAAGCATATCACGGCGGATCTCCTCAACTAG
- the RBD2 gene encoding putative rhomboid protease RBD2 (Syntenic homolog of Saccharomyces cerevisiae YPL246C (RBD2)), whose product MDWKSMLRTGVHKPGALTAGLSVFLTLVYVLNWVFPINEKILLDPGALRKLQLTRLSLYPLAHLSIFHLLLNLMSLFVPLSMFEASHGTVFTGITLNLLAIVTGVVYCLVGMLLYPNVYVGGASGWCFTLCGYFAVQEAGFRPHYELASLKMPTLYIPLVFLVLVTLLMPGSSFVGHLIGLGLGYLIGFRERWLQMATPPGWLIVKIETWLDRWISMIPSVVKYHRESSVDRTAGYTPLYQESELPLHNDNFPGQGRVLGP is encoded by the coding sequence ATGGATTGGAAGTCGATGTTACGGACCGGGGTCCATAAGCCGGGCGCTCTTACTGCAGGCTTGTCGGTGTTCCTTACGCTTGTGTATGTGCTGAATTGGGTGTTCCCAATCAACGAGAAGATCCTGTTGGATCCGGGGGCGCTTAGGAAGCTGCAGCTGACGCGGCTCTCCCTCTATCCACTGGCGCACCTGTCAATCTTCCATTTGCTGTTGAATCTGATGTCGCTGTTTGTGCCGCTGTCGATGTTCGAAGCGTCACACGGGACGGTGTTTACGGGAATCACGCTCAACCTCCTGGCCATTGTGACGGGCGTCGTGTACTGCTTAGTTGGCATGTTGTTGTACCCAAACGTTTACGTAGGCGGGGCGAGCGGGTGGTGCTTTACGCTGTGTGGCTACTTCGCAGTGCAGGAGGCGGGCTTCCGCCCCCACTACGAGCTCGCAAGTCTGAAGATGCCGACCCTATATATCCCGCTGGTGTTCCTGGTACTTGTCACGCTGCTAATGCCCGGCTCCAGCTTTGTCGGCCACCTAATCGGGCTTGGTCTAGGGTACCTAATTGGCTTCCGGGAGCGCTGGCTCCAGATGGCGACGCCGCCCGGCTGGCTCATCGTCAAGATTGAGACCTGGCTTGACCGGTGGATAAGTATGATCCCGTCCGTGGTCAAGTACCATCGGGAAAGTTCAGTGGACCGCACAGCAGGCTACACCCCGCTCTACCAGGAGAGCGAGCTGCCGCTGCACAACGACAACTTCCCAGGCCAGGGCAGAGTCCTGGGCCCTTGA
- the HUT1 gene encoding UDP-galactose transporter HUT1 (Syntenic homolog of Saccharomyces cerevisiae YPL244C (HUT1)) — protein MGSQVRLVIAVCGIYATFLTWSLAQEPLTTSVWPNSAARFSHSSFIVLCQALTAAVVGLCYLKAQRSGYGAREFIRKHWADVAGISLTQALSAPAANHSLQYVDYVGYMLAKSCKLLPIMLVHVLVYRTPIGRDKALVGVLVSGGVALFTLGGAERKQGEASLYGLGMLLVSLFLDGLTNASQDRLLRRPASKKITGAHLMVALNTAIVLWNLAYLVLFDRTQWQGSLQQLHADPAILTYLFTYCACGALGQCFVFFTLEHYSSLVLATVTVTRKMVSMLLSIVVYGHSVRPVQWLGILVVFGGIIWETVKKGQRGSGQKSKQH, from the coding sequence ATGGGGTCGCAGGTCAGGTTGGTTATCGCCGTGTGTGGAATATATGCGACGTTCTTAACGTGGAGTTTGGCGCAGGAGCCCTTGACGACGTCGGTGTGGCCAAACTCGGCAGCCAGGTTCAGTCACTCGAGCTTCATCGTGCTGTGCCAGGCGCTGACGGCGGCGGTGGTCGGGCTTTGCTATCTGAAGGCGCAGCGGAGCGGCTACGGGGCGCGGGAGTTCATACGGAAGCATTGGGCGGATGTGGCAGGGATCTCGCTGACGCAGGCGCTGTCTGCGCCGGCCGCGAACCACTCGCTACAGTACGTAGACTACGTGGGGTACATGCTAGCGAAGAGCTGCAAACTGCTGCCGATCATGCTGGTACACGTGCTGGTCTACCGCACGCCGATCGGGCGCGACAAGGCGCTGGTGGGCGTGCTCGTGAGCGGCGGCGTGGCGCTCTTCACGCTGGGGGGGGCAGAGAGAAAGCAGGGCGAGGCGTCGCTGTATGGGCTCGGGATGCTCCTGGTCAGTTTGTTTCTGGACGGGCTGACGAACGCCAGCCAGGAccggctgctgcgccgcccgGCGAGCAAGAAGATTACGGGCGCGCATCTGATGGTAGCCCTCAATACGGCCATCGTGCTCTGGAACCTGGCCTACCTGGTCCTGTTCGACCGGACGCAGTGGCAGGGcagcctgcagcagctgcacgcaGACCCAGCCATTCTGACCTATCTGTTCACGTACTGCGCATGCGGTGCCCTGGGGCAATGCTTTGTGTTCTTCACACTAGAGCATTACAGCTCGCTGGTGCTCGCAACCGTCACCGTTACCCGCAAGATGGTCTCCATGCTCCTGAGCATCGTGGTCTATGGGCACAGCGTCAGGCCGGTCCAATGGCTCGGCATACTGGTCGTCTTCGGGGGCATTATCTGGGAAACCGTGAAGAAGGGCCAGCGCGGCTCCGGCCAAAAGTCAAAGCAGCATTGA
- the SRP68 gene encoding signal recognition particle subunit SRP68 (Syntenic homolog of Saccharomyces cerevisiae YPL243W (SRP68)), with amino-acid sequence MVTAVKYSPLRATYGVRSDQYLEDYDDYRHYHGKLNAKLMSLRRRLQLTTRDTRRYSAKEKYSKVGAAEYQRNRLHGLAMLLHAERDIAYAETLKLRARERGWLKKSERRLLTTRLKKAWRTAGKLLEMTADEGRWVVRAELLVYEKLARVEYLVHGKHSRRKDSDRIAQELALSVAALEYLCTEGEVAAETVATINGRFDYMLRQHAQCFSSAELQAFTAKVVNTRKDDPLLVLLLAHGYELPVEGAAAADGGLQTEVKWRSYNAQIHEPNVARLLNEIKTQDATQVSEHDDPVLKWNAAIDAQRQSMERRQEEGVHYEGEDDQILLTYLQFNYLCATMGRDVALLQPLWVEWQEGRRTARFTKYKQLNHVINNIITHAEEAMGLPGVYSDDELTAYLKLVKVFYRAQLVGRGLAPLYQEEGKHQEALALYAGSMQNLRTAMSAMPRDTAFDPFNILDNVSELQKALESSCRSVAALAEYTGNSSRPAQQYELSLLEKMNTNTFIDYANIYTGNLFPLRPRVMPVSAKPTLFDLAFNYIGCESSAVPPEQTSAAVTPAAETEQPRKRGIFGIFR; translated from the coding sequence ATGGTTACAGCTGTCAAGTATTCGCCCTTGCGCGCCACGTACGGCGTGCGGAGTGACCAGTATCTGGAGGACTACGACGATTACCGGCACTACCATGGGAAGTTGAACGCAAAACTGATGAGTCTGCGGCGCCGACTCCAGCTCACCACCAGAGACACGCGGAGATACTCGGCAAAAGAGAAATACTCGAAGGTAGGGGCTGCAGAATACCAGCGGAACCGTCTACATGGGCTGGCGATGCTGCTGCATGCGGAGCGGGACATTGCGTATGCGGAGACGCTGAAGCTACGGGCGCGGGAGCGTGGCTGGCTGAAGAAGTCCGAGCGGCGGCTGCTCACGACGAGGCTGAAGAAGGCGTGGCGCACGGCGGggaagctgctggagaTGACGGCGGACGAAGGGCGGTGGGTCGTTCGGGCTGAGCTGCTGGTCTACGAAAAGCTGGCGCGTGTAGAGTACCTGGTACACGGGAAGCATAGCCGCAGAAAGGACTCAGACCGGATCGCACAGGAACTGGCACTTTCAGTGGCTGCTCTGGAGTACCTGTGTACAGAGGGCGAAGTTGCAGCGGAGACAGTCGCGACGATAAACGGCCGTTTTGACTACATGCTGAGACAGCATGCGCAATGCTTTTCATCCGCAGAGCTACAGGCCTTCACAGCGAAGGTAGTTAATACACGCAAAGACGACCCGCTTCTTGTGCTGTTGCTAGCCCATGGGTACGAGCTACCCGTCGAGGGTGCTGCGGCTGCAGACGGCGGGCTGCAGACAGAGGTGAAGTGGAGATCCTATAACGCGCAAATACACGAGCCCAACGTGGCGCGCTTGTTGAACGAAATCAAAACCCAGGATGCGACCCAAGTTTCAGAGCACGACGACCCCGTACTGAAGTGGAACGCGGCAATTGATGCCCAGAGGCAGTCAATGGAGCGCAGACAGGAGGAAGGTGTGCACTATGAGGGAGAGGACGACCAGATATTGCTCACATACCTCCAATTCAACTACTTGTGCGCGACGATGGGCCGCGATGTTGCGCTGTTGCAACCTCTGTGGGTCGAATGGCAAGAAGGCCGCAGGACCGCTCGCTTCACGAAGTACAAGCAGCTGAACCACGTCATCAACAACATAATCACCCATGCAGAGGAGGCTATGGGTCTACCCGGTGTCTACTCAGACGATGAGCTCACTGCATATCTGAAGCTTGTCAAGGTGTTTTACCGTGCGCAGCTTGTAGGCCGCGGGCTCGCTCCCCTTTACCAAGAGGAAGGCAAGCATCAGGAGGCACTGGCTCTATATGCCGGTTCTATGCAGAATCTGAGAACTGCCATGTCCGCTATGCCCCGCGACACCGCTTTCGATCCGTTCAACATCCTAGATAATGTTTCAGAGCTCCAGAAGGCACTCGAATCTAGTTGCCGAAGCGTCGCAGCGTTGGCAGAATACACTGGTAACTCTTCGCGGCCCGCCCAACAGTATGAATTGTCTTTGCTGGAGAAGATGAATACTAATACCTTCATCGACTACGCAAACATTTACACGGGGAACTTGTTCCCGCTACGTCCGCGGGTGATGCCGGTCAGCGCCAAACCTACTTTATTCGATCTAGCCTTCAACTATATTGGATGCGAATCTTCCGCTGTGCCGCCCGAACAGACTTCGGCTGCGGTCACTCCGGCTGCAGAGACCGAACAACCGCGGAAAAGAGGCATCTTTGGGATCTTCCGTTAA